The Gossypium hirsutum isolate 1008001.06 unplaced genomic scaffold, Gossypium_hirsutum_v2.1 scaffold_500, whole genome shotgun sequence genome segment TTATACACCAACATTTTGGAGACCAAGAATCTAAATTACTACTGGTAACAGCTCAAAGATCGCTTATAAGTAAACAACAAATAGTTTTTAAAGAAGCCATTTTCAATTTTAACTACAAAAGTTACATGCTGCAATGATAGAAAATTTCAATCAAAATAGGAAAGGATTCTCAAGATTCAACAGTGAACAAAGACAAGAAATGATGTTACAAATTCTATCTCTTTGACATCATCAACAGTTTGTGACCCTAAAGGGATATTAGCAAATGTTCTCATATTCAGCTTCAGCAAATCTTCAACTTTGACATGATATTCAAATTCAGTTCACAGAATTCGTGTGGTAGTCAGGAAAACCATCAATGGGGTTGGAGGTTTCCATGTGGTAGTCAGGAAAACCATCTACCATGATCTCACAGATATTATCAATCTCCGTGCTCCGACATGCACTTGCATGCCATTCCAAAGGCTGTTGGACCAACAAGCTATACTTGATGCCAGCATCATCCTTTGGCAGTTCTATATTTGTTGTTTCACCATATAACACAAAAAATTCAtttgtccaaaattttcaaaGGGGAATATTGATGAGTCTTTCAAGCCTCATATGACCGTTGGTCTTTCCGTTTCACTTCACTGTTCTTAAAGATAACCTAACATGTGGAGTGTAACTACAACCCATGTTATACTTCTGAGGAAGAAATGACACATCTATTTTATCTAGCACACCCTTAATCACATATTTACCATAATGTTAATTTAAAAACATTGCAATAATAATCATCCATCCTACCTGTGAACCTCCTTGAGCCACTTGTCTATACAAGTTCTGTGGAATTCATGGTTTCAAGCAAATATCCGCATGCTATCTCCCTCTTCATACTCCAAAAGGCATATGTAACATCTGTTAAttgaatataaaagaaaagaaaaaaaaaagattcaaaacaTGCCTGATTGCAGACTAATGCCATATGAAGTAACTGAAAAAGAAAGCATATCGAAGGTTAGGGCCCTTTGAAATCATATACGGCCCCCCTCCCACCCTTCATATGCCTATATAGGAAGACAATACCTAAGCCtgattaaaattcaaatttttctaCTCAATTTCCCTGTTCCTATCACTCTAGCTCCCCCAATTTCCTATATTACCATTGGATTCAAGAGCAATAAAATCATTAACCTCTAGCTAGATCAATTAGAAGGTCAGAAAAAGGAGGCTTTGATACTCAAGGATAAGAAGTCTGTATAATACATATCGTGTGAATATTAGAGGTGATAACGGTTCAGTtcggttttggaaaaaaaaatgcaATTAATTAGCAATAATCTGGTTTTTTTAACAGTTCAGTTCACtggtcttttaaattttaaaatactttttttacaTAGTGTTTTTCAAGTTTTAAGCTTCTGAAGCAAAAACCAAATTTGTTTAACTATAACCCAAACCAAATTTTACAGTTGGAGTCACTTTCCAGTTTTCTTGGGTTCTTTTTGCTCATTCATATTACTGCTTTTATTCTATATACTTCAAGTAATAATTTCACATATTAAAGTCAAACTGAAGCCCTCAAGACAAGAGAATTGCATATAGAACTCATCTCAATCAATATTGTGGGTAAAAAACaggataattaaattattttttctctaATAAGTCATTAAGAAATCATGCCATCaaacttaaatttcatattttacataGAGTAAGGCTCGTAATCCGCATAAGGGATTACCGATGAGGTCAGCCAAAGATAGACCTACTGCACCTAATCACCTAAACCTTTTCAAACAAGCTCATTAAGAGTGTTAGACGCCAAACCTTCATGAGCCTACTGCTGACTATAACTTGGAAGCATGACTTAAAACTTAGCATCCAAAAATGATCTAGATTCCAATTCCTACGTGATAGTAAACTAACAATCATTCTTCTTAGCGCACTTAATTCGCTGATTGGATACTGATTTTAGGCCATTCAGCTTTAAATTCTCCAACAAAGAAAAAAGTTCAGTtaccttattatttattttagtctcATATTTTCATTAGCTTAATTATAGTTATGATATGAATCAAACTGTCACATTATCAATTTGTAGCTCAGAAAGCTTTTAGTTTCTGCTTTGTAGAActgattatgttttattttacctCATATACAAATTCATAACTTACTCTGAGCTAAAATGCCAACCACATATTCTTTTGTTTCAGGTCCATTTAAAGTCAAGGCACACACAGTTAAATCTCATCTTCAACTATCcgtcaacaaaaaaaaaattcaagtgtgCTTCACATTTCTCAAACAGCagagaaaaataaatacttaCTGTCCATCCTCATCATTATGAAGTTTGTGTGACTTGTTATAAATTTTGACAGGAAGCAATTCCACAACTTTATTAGAAGCGGGAACAGATCAAATTGAAGATACAGAAGGTCGAGAAGATAAAACCACAGACTGCTGGGGGATTTCATCCAGAACCTAGTTAAAATGCATAGAAATTAACTCCAACAGATAGGGGCAAAGAGAAAGAAGAACTACCCAGACTAATAacataagaaataaaaattaccTCAAATAAAGCTTCAGCTAACATAACGATTCTGGATAGACTAGCCCTAGCACTTGTCTCATCATTTGAATTGGAATCTCGATTATTTACACGACATGTGAAACAAATAATGGCAAAACAGTTAAACACACCACACTCCAAAACAGATAATGGCAAAGATTCAAATGATCGACCCGTAATTCCAAACCAAAAGTTGTGTAAAAACGATAATGGCAAAGATTCAAATGAGAAGAATCTTTAGGAGAAGAGAAATAAGGATTCGAACTGCGAAACAAAGGCACAAATTCTTAGCCGGGAGTCGATCTGAGCCAAAACCCAACTGACGAAGATAGAAAGAATGCCGAGATATATCAGGAGGAGAGAGATTGAAATCGAGGTTATTCATAAATCCTATAACAAAGGAGAGAGAAGCTTCATTTCTTAGTGGCTGGTTCCTTATTTTCTTCCCCTCATTCAGACAGTCCATTTGGTTTGTTGGATTAAAGTCATCAATGGCCTAGAGTTGACTTGTTGGATTTATTATAAAAAGAGCCCATTTCAATTAAAAAGAAACCTCATCCTCaattcttttttaataatttacaaggcTAATAAATTTTGAGTATATATTTTGGTCCCTGAAATCACTATCTGATATAGTCCAAAACCCAGTAATCCAAAACTTAAGAGATCCAAAGCCCCAAACACTGAAACAAAAGCCCAAAAACACCAGCCCAACCCAAAACCCAGGCCCCAAGCCTCAAACCCCTAGATCCCAAACCGGGATATCCCTAGAATAAGATATCCCAAGCCGGGCTGCCCCTGGAGTAGGATATCCCAAGCCAGGATATTCGTGGAATGGGATATCCCACGCTGGAATAACTACGCCAGGTAACCCGGTCCAGACAGGTTAAAAATCTGAACCGGCTGCCAAAACAGCCGAACCGGACACTAAAAATATTGAACCGGAATGGAATACAACGGGAATAATCTTGGAATAGCTTATCCCGGTACGGGATATCACAGGGATATCCCGGGTGCAGAATAAGAATGAATTAAATTCAGTGCTTACTAAAACGttgtaaaataaatttagtgCTTATTAAAACGTTGTGAAATAAATTCAGTACTTATTTACAAGGACTCGATTCTATTTCCAAACATCACATGGCAGCAGATGTGGTCAATACATTGTGTTTGGAGAGGTGGATAGATAGGACTACTTGGTCGATCAGGACCTAGCTTTATTACGAGCGCAAAAGTCCCCAATCTTCAACGAGAAAAAAGCAGGAcgtggaaaaaagaagaaaagccTATGTTTTAAAAACTCGGTATGATTTACTTAGTGTTTTCTTATTCCTTAACAAATATAATGCAGCTTTAACAGCTTTAAATACACCCAAACGATTTTGAAGAACCGAATTCTCGCACACTTTTAACAACTTTCATAGTATCATGCCTCTCATGCAGCAGCGACTGAAAGATATCTTCGTCAAGGAGTCCATAAGCAACATCCTTAAAAGACGAAAAACACATTCAATTGAATACATAGACGATGTTGGACTAATATGCAAATTTATGTACCAAAATTTACTccccaaaacaaaaatatttatcacatatccaaagttctattaaaaataaactatCACCTAGAATACCAGGGAGAcccaaattcattaaaatatatgtatgtatctaaATAGGAAAAGAATGTGAGATGAATGATTTAATCAATAGTTAAGgtagaaaattgagaaaaaaagactTACCCAGAAGTACTTCTGAATTACATAGTAATATTTTCCAGATATGAAGAAGAAAATTACATGGAAGCAGCTAAAAAACCCACGGTTTTATTAAACTTCCATTGTTAACCATTAGATTGTAGAGAGATACCTTGGGTTGATATGAATGGCCGACGTCCACAAAAGAGAAACCTTCGTTTTCTACATAATTAACAATACCAAAGCGAAAAATGAGTAATttggattttttgaaaaataaatcagtaATACGATTCAAATATgaaacttaaaaagaaaactcTCATCGTAAGATCAAAAAAGGCAAATATACCGCGTTCTTcataagaaagaaaacaacaCCTAGTTAACATCTTCTAATGCAACACAATAAACAATTGTAACTACTTTGTAATATAAAACAACATTTTCAGTTAAATTGCATCCCTAATTCCATCCAGGCCATGCATTTAGATATTACCCgaatatttcaatcaaaatccaattccaaATCATATAAGCACCAGCACACAAACAGTTCCAACTAAGTTCGTCGATGACCTCCACTcaactattttaaagaaaacctaATTATTGTAGAGTTATATATGGACAGAAATAGTACTACATATCCCAAGGACAGATCGATTAAACTAATTATTGTAGAGTTTCACAgggaattatttaattaaagtcatTCATATGGGCCGATTTACTGATGGTTGACTGGTTTCACAGTACTTATAATCCAGCCAATCAGAGATTTTTCTTTTGCCGCACATCAGACTAGAAAGCAGTTTTTTATACACGAGACCATTAGGCTATCTGGACTGTCACATTAAAATAGTTAAACTATTTTAAACCAACCAAAAGCATAAATTACAAACAAATCACTTTCTGAATCCTTAAAAGACGGAAAACACATTCAATtgaatacatagatgatgttaGACTACTATGGAATTTCTGTACCAGAATTTACTCCCTAAAACGAAAATATTTACCACATATCCAAAGTTTTATACACAAGACCATTAGGCTATCTGGACTGTCACATTAAAATAGTTAAACTATTTTAAACCAACCAAAAGCATAAATTACAAACAAATCACTTTCTGAATCCTTAAAAGACGGAAAACACATTCAATtgaatacatagatgatgttaGACTACTATGGAATTTCTGTACCAGAATTTACTCCCTAAAACGAAAATATTTACCACATCCAAAGTTTTATACACGAGACCATTAGGCTATCTGGACTGTCACATTAAAATAGTTAAACTATTTTAAACCAACCAAAAGCATAAATTACAAACAAATCACTTTCTGAATCCTTAAAAGAGGGAAAACACATTCAATtgaatacatagatgatgttaGACTACCATGGAATTTCTGTACCAGAATTTACTccctaaaacaaaaatatttaccACATATCCAAAGTTCTATTAAGAATAAACAATCCcaactattttaaagaaaatatacccAATCCTTACTAATGAATGCAAGCACCTAGCAgtatgaaaaagaaaacatatatgCATACACAATCTTGACAACCTCCACCGTATATGAACCCAAATCGAAAAAAACCTTCGCAATTAGCAAATCGGTTGAAATTCTCCAATTCTTCAATTACTATCAATATTAACAAGCATCccaattagattattattattttttaaaactgcaGAATTTTTGAGAAAACTAAGAAACAGAATGTCCCAGTCTGGAATCCTATACGCCGGTTTTGATCGTTTAGTGGGTAATTCGCATTTCCATAAAGAGTGGAAAACTattgaaataattatatatattatgtaaattgctccagaagaataattaaaagaaatgttttcttttcatatattatttgttGATGTATCTGTCATTTTTTTAgacacctttttttttaatttaggtccTCTTATTTAGAAAATAACAGAATGAAATAAACAGCATAAAACAACAAAGTAAGTCACAGGCCACCTCAATAATAACACTTAGCAAAACAGCAATTTCTAAACATCAAAACACCGAACtcaaaaattaaaaccataaaaaacctGGCCAGTTTTTACGGATAGTTAATTAATTTCCGGAAAATGTCGTCCTACTGCCGGCAATAAGAAAGTTCGGAACAAATTATACTTCTATCTAACTATTATCCAGACAAAAAGAAGCAACTACTGAAGAAGCTATTCAGGCACTATATGACAGGAATAAAGTCGGAGcagaataagaaagaaaattaacTACAGCAGGCCGGTTAAAAATCTGTACCGgataaaaaattctttacaaCTAAACAGAAAAATCCAAAGCATGATGTCCAAATAACATAAAAGCAGGTTCAGATTACAAATAATGCAACGGTAACATTTAAGGTAATTAAAACCTTCTTTAAATCACTACTACTGTTTTGGACAAATTAACAGAGAGAAGTAAAAatccttaaaaatttaaattatattaaatttttttaaacttattcaattttaaaacaattGCTTCAAAATTAAACAGTTATgttcaaaaatattttactaatctttttaaaattaaatactatcAAAAGAAAACTGGACATAAAAACAGCTCAAACGCATTCCAAAACAACCCAACCcaaaacactaaaaaaatgaaaacaaaaccaAATCCGTGGCCGGAGCAAAAAGATGGATCACAAACCAGTATGCAAAAAGAGAATACAGATTTAGAGACTTTCACAATAGAAGCAACTTACTGTGCATTTGCAAATAGGGTCAGACAGCCTCCAAGCGGGATAAAAGCCCAAAAGGCCATAAACTAAGGAGGGCACAGGCCCAAACGCCAAAACAGAAGCCCTAAAAGAGAAACCGAAACAGTATTtagcaaagaaaaaaataaaaggaaatataaGGTAGACGGAAACAagcaaattgaagaaaaaaaaagaacatatagTACAAGATAAAGAACCAAAACTTACCACACCGAGATCCATAATTTCAACAGAACGTAGCAGTGACTCTTTGAATAAGAAAACAGGAAACCCTGGCAAAAGTCCACTGAAAAGAGTAGTAGACAGAAGCATATATTTGAAACTAAAAACAGAgatgaaaaggaaagaaacaaagttaaatacatattcatccatgaaatgAATCTCCAAtgaattaggggatttcaaaaatCACAAATAACAGAAACGATAAACAAAACTTAGGGTTTCTCTACCTAATGTACCGTATTTGTGTGTGTGAAGAAAGAAAGGACAAGAAAGGAGGCTGGGAGAAAGAAAGAGGACAGaaggaaaaaatttgaaaagaatggAAAAAACAGTAGTTAAGAAAGGAGAAAGGAACGTTTAGGGTTTAGGTAGATAATAGATCAAACCTTTTCTAACCCAATAGCGGAGTGGATTTTTTTGTGagcaaataaaaatcaaacggCAAAACTGAGTTGAAGCAACTGACTAACGAACATTAGAATTCATGCAGTTTGATAGTTTGGAGCGAAAAAGGCAGTCAGAGGACCATATGAGTGCACCAACACTCGGTACATGTGACACGCACGCATCTTATATGGGTATgtttgactctttttttttggTAAGTTTTTCTCTATATTAACCCAACTCTTCATTTTGCCTAAATAACTATCGTGTCTGAATTCATCTCCAACACATGCTCAGACATGGGCATCGAGATATAGTCCTCCAAAAGTCCTCCAAATACATGCGATCCTAGAAAAAACTGAAAATACTCAGGTCAGATGCCTATGTCCAATACTTACACCACAGTCCGAGTAACATAACctttcatgtatttggagggtcATATGCTATACCCACGTCCGGGAATGTGTTGAACATggatactttaagaaaaatgaaaattaaagcaACACAGGATGATAGTTTTTAATTTGCTTTATTCAGTATGGTCAATTCCACAGGCTGCTAGACTAGTCACCATATTCTGCAGAAAGCATTATCAGCATAACCCTATTGTCAAACGAATTCCCTGATAAGCAGAACCATGTTTAACCTTGAATGTACATTTAAcagaattttaacaatttatacaAAGGCACAATTGCTTAAACAATTTCACTAGAAATGAAGTATGTGGTCTTAGTTGAACTTTAGGCATTATATCCATAAAAGAAATATGGGTATCACGTTAAACTGGCATCTAAAATCCCCATTTATCTCAAGTTTTAGGGCATTAAAGAATGAATTTAAGCCATGGGAGAGTGCATAacaacataaagcattaacaagGAATCTGCAGAATTCAACTTTAGTTTCACAAAAATTGCCATCACCTCATAAATTCTCTTCAACTCCGTGTATGCCAAGCTGATCCTTATGAATGAAAATACTATTAATTTAATAGCATTGGGGCTTGAAGATATCCACTTTTGAATTCCACTGCAAGGtaatccaaaaatattttaaaagcagCATTTAGAATCAAATAGTTTCCCTTCACAATAAGTTTAACCAGAGATCTGTCATAGCAGTATaattagcatttaatttggataatTTAAACATGAAGATCAATCCAACATACAGAATGAGAAAGAGAACATTTATCACAAAAGAAAGTTATTTTGATTCATCGGAGTAAGTAAAATCTTTAATCAACTAATCATGCATGGCTCAACCATCTagaattaatctaaaattaaaatgtgTAACTCTCATATCTAAAAAATGAACATCAATACTAGGGGTAAAAACCAGATACATGTGCGCATAAGTCACTTGGATTCAGCTACAAGTAAAACTCAAATCAATTCAGTCATTGTCAAGTTGAACTCAAGCTTGATAACCTTACTCGGATTTggcaaagagaaggaaaaaaaaaactcaaataaattcAAGTGAAAAGCATgtatcaaaaactaaaaaacaGAGATGTTCCCATAAAAAAAACATAGTTAGGGGGATTGCATAATTCATAAAAAACAGAAACAGAGGAGAAAACTTAGGATTTGTACCTCGAAAAAGTACacaggaaacaaaaaaaaaaga includes the following:
- the LOC121203629 gene encoding probable acyl-activating enzyme 16, chloroplastic translates to MAVRHVISRFSKFLLEQTEILDTLFPSSYCTTANSGGGSLATHIEKFYETIGLEVQNGYGLIETSPSIAGRQPYYNVYHSLFRSVFEIYGYGSVCFFLVAFSETDFSGIQKWISSSPNAIKLIVFSFIRISLAYTELKRIYEGFLFSYSKSHCYVLLKLWISVWASVLAFGPVPSLVYGLLGFYPAWRLSDPICKCTKTKVSLLWTSAIHINPRYLSTI